A stretch of Procambarus clarkii isolate CNS0578487 chromosome 80, FALCON_Pclarkii_2.0, whole genome shotgun sequence DNA encodes these proteins:
- the LOC138357835 gene encoding mucin-22-like gives MKHPVLLLLGIIHPVLLLLGDETPGAAAGSGETPGTAAAWDSTPGAAAAWDSTPGASPAGEETVSAAAAAADGGDETVGAAATVDEITGAGGGGVETPSAAAGGDETVSSTAVINETVGAAACGDETVDCAAGGDETLGAAAAAAVGDETPSGAADTGDETSGAAAAVDETVGVAAAVDETVGVAAAGGDETVGVAGGGDETVGAAAAGDETVGAAPAGDETVGADAVGDKTPGAAAYGDETPSATAAGDETVCVAAAVDEATDAAAGDDETPGAVAGGGNTQCSCCW, from the coding sequence atgaaacacccggtgctgctgctgcttgggaTAATACacccggtgctgctgctgcttggtgatgaaacacccggtgctgctgctggtagtggtgaaACACCCGGTACTGCTGCTGCTTGGGATAGTACacccggtgctgctgctgcttgggaTAGTACACCCGGTGCTTCGCCTGCTGGTGAAGAAACAgtcagtgctgctgctgctgctgctgatggtggtgatgaaacagtcggtgctgctgctactgttgatgAAATAaccggtgctggtggtggtggtgttgaaacacccagtgctgctgctggtggtgatgaaaCAGTCAGTTCAACTGCTGTTATTAATGAAACAGtcggtgctgctgcttgtggtgaTGAAACAGTCGATTGCgctgctggtggtgatgaaacacttggtgctgctgctgctgctgctgttggtgatgAAACTCCCAGTGGTGCTGCTGATACTGGTGATGAAACGTCCGGtgcagctgctgctgttgatgaaacagtcggtgttgctgctgctgttgatgaaacagtcggtgttgctgctgctggtggtgatgaaacagtcggtgttgctggtggtggtgatgaaacagtcggtgctgctgctgctggtgatgaaACAGTCGGTGCTGCGCCTGCTGGTGATGAAACAGTCGGTGCTGATGCTGTTGGTGATAAAACACCCGGTGCTGCTGCTTATGGTGATGAAACACCCagtgctactgctgctggtgatgaaacagtctgtgttgctgctgctgttgatgaagCAACcgatgctgctgctggtgatgatGAAACACCTGGTGcagttgctggtggtggtaacaCCCAGTGCAGCTGCTGTTGGTGA